In Poecilia reticulata strain Guanapo unplaced genomic scaffold, Guppy_female_1.0+MT scaffold_591, whole genome shotgun sequence, the sequence TTAGCTTTGTTTCCATTGACAATATAGCTGCATAATGTGacattacgaaaataaatttgcttcataAACACTATTGTTTTTcgataaaaaaatttttaccactaggatgtttttttttttttgactgcatAGAAATTTGTTTACTTTGCAAAACTCCAATGGAAACATTcatttcacatcacacaagtcacatgatccaccaccagatgttgccactgacggaaaccacgaagaagatgacgacgacaggaagtagatgatgctgcatgttttttagttgttttttaatgatttatcaaatgaacaaacttatttatgtGATTTAATTCCTTTcctgatttaatggaaacactgcaattgtgaaattgtgtatttttttgacATAAGTGGAATATTGCCAAAACTTTGCAcacttttgtaatgaaaacacagcttcCGTTGTGGTCTATCACATAAGATTAGGAGTGCttcgattgcagttttctggccattCACCGATCACCgatattttaaaaagcctaacCCGCCAATTCTAATTTTGTccgataccatttttttttttttgtctgaaaagttgctcaatatagcaagaaagttgctgagttagCAACAGTGCTAATTATTGTAAACagtaaacatgcagacatgatctggtgggccggtctgtcagtcaaacttttCTCATGAGAGACCAGAAGAGGAGaatagttgtattttttttctatctttgcCGAGGTAGATAAGTTCGATTTCACATGTACAAATAGGCCGATCACCAAGGAAATTGGCACCGATAAATTGGCTGGCTGATAAGTCGGTGCACCCacccaaacataaaaacatgagtCGCAATGTGACAAAGTGTTAAAAAGATGTCGTTTGCAACATTTTGAAGAATATAAAGGCAAACATTTGTCACATCCATTGGGAAAACGTTGCACTTTTTAAACCGGTTTACTACCTGGAAGACATTGGGCGTAGGCCGTGGTGATCCCGTAGATATTGGCTCGTTTCTGTGGCTGGAACTCATCCAACTCCTTTCCAGCATATTGGTCCACTTCAACGACGGCATTCCTGTTGTAAACACAATCAGCACGAGAGATTTCAGCAATGTGGGAAGGTCTCGGCCTGTGGGATCTTCCCAGCGTCTCCTGTTTAGTGTATAAAGACTGTCAAGGATGAGTAAGAGTTTGGTTTGACTTCAGAGCCGCAGTTTGTTGCAGACTGTCTGAAGTGCCCACCTCCCCCCACAAACACCTCTCAACCTTCTTGTGTAAGGTCCTGCAGAGATCACAGAGAGGCCCCTGGTAGGTCACTGGCAGATGCCTGAGCTGAGAAATTGCAAGCAGCTGTCACATTTTAGGATTCCTCCTTACTCCTCGCTCGAAGCAACTTACCCCCCAACCCCCGCTTTCTTAGCTGCAACATAAATTCAGCTAAACAAAATCTGAGCTTgggaaaacatgaagaaacaaaCTCCAAACCTTTGCCAATCAGTGTAGTAGAGGTTCTTCCCAAAGGCTGTAATTCCAAACGGGTACTGGAGTCCTTCCAGAACCGTGCTGCGCTGAGCCCGGCCAGGATTCATGCACTCCATTTTATGTGTGCCTGCAGGCAAGAGGATAACACACAGGACTCATCCCAGAGCAGACATCAAAGTGAAGGTTTAGTCATCCGTCTGAAGCCTACCTGCGTCCGCCCAGCACAGCAGGGAGCTCTGAGAGTCGTACGTCAAGGCGTTCGGCAGGCCCAGCTCGCTCTGGACCAGCAGTCTCCTGTTGGATCCGTCCATGTAGGACGTTTCAATCTTCGGAGCTTCACGATTCCAGTCAGCCCAGTACAAATTCCTGTTGTCAGGATATGAACAGTACACaacatttattgtaaataactgtaaacatgtttttctttttgttccttaaaataccaacatttccacacaACTTTCTTTGTATCTtctccatctgatgatgtaatttaaaaatattgcatGATTTATGTTCTGattagttactcagtacttgagtagcatttttaccaaatacttttttttacccttGAGTAATTTCTTAGTGCTACCCCTgattgagtacaatttttgggtaaCCTACCCATTTCTGGTTTATATAAATCCAAGCTTTTAGCTCAGAAAAAGGTACAAAAACAGTAATATTCATATTCTgagacatttgttttgaaagaaTCTGCAAAGTGTCGCCTATTTGTAGTCAAACTGATTTACTTTTTCCTGTGATAAAATTTGCTCCTGATGTATTGCTTTCTTGTTTGAGGCAATAAtgactttattaaaaacaaaatggtgaaAATTGGTGAAACTGAGTCTTCTGTTTACCCCTGATGTCAAAACTTGGATCTCAGACCAACTTACTCACAACTCAACAATGTTCCAGCAGCAAATTGTAAAACTTGTGAGATTTGCTAATTGAATAAAGTCAAGGTTTTTTATAAGGCAATATAAAAACAATCGAAGCAGGACAAAGTGCTGAACAAGTCAACAATAGTTAATAAactcataaaacataaaacaaaaagttatattagttaaaaatgtaataagtaatttttttagcaCATTCAAGAGGCTGGTGTTTAGCTTGCAATTCCTAGAAAAATATCTGGAAgatattaagatttttatttgaagaattaCGCACCCGTTGATGGGGTCAGTGACGATAGCTCGGGGGTTTACGAGATCTGTGTCTATGAGGACTCGACGCTGAGTCCCATCCAGAGACGCCACCTCAATGCGATCGGCCATGGAGTCAGTCCAGAACATCGTTCGGCCCATGTGGTCAATGGCAATCCCTTCAGGGCTGCTCAAATCTGCAAGAATACATGAGTTTACTTTATTTCAAAGCAGTCTCTTAATGTGTTAAAGTATAAGGAAGCAGAAATACCTGATATGATGACAGCAGTGGGTTCTCCTCCATCGATGCTAGCCTTGCTAATCGAAGGAGATGAAATGTCTGTCCAGTAAATCATCTTCTCCATGCAGTCATAGGCCACTCCGATGATTACCTTCCCCTGCGGATGGGTCAACAAACAACATTCTTAAGAGTGTTTGTTCTGAGAGTCGTGGAGCAGATGTGCGTCTAGACGCAAACAATTTGAGTCAAAAATCCAGTGTGGGCCACTGAGCCAAACTTCAGGTCAGCTGGTTGAAAACATCTCAAACTGATGTTAGTCATTAGAGCGGGGGCCGCCATGTGACTCCAATAAAAACGTAAGCTCTAAATACAAGGAGCAGATGGGAGTCTgacagaaagaaagcaaagtCCCAAGATTCAGTGGCTGTAGCAAGAAATAATTCCTGTTCTGTTGGATAACCTAAACGTTTTAAACGTCTTGACTGTTTAGAACTGGATCTTAGACTTACGAGGGAACATTTTATGGAAGAAACTTACAGGAAGATGGAGGACAGCCTTGGCATCTTGCTTTTTCATATTGTAAGCTTCCAATGGGATGTGATCTATTCTGCCACTCTGGGCAAACAGCAGGTGTGTCCCTGGGGGCAAAACCACATCGGGTCGAGGCCGGGGTCCGACAGGTGGAGCCACAGTGCCATGAGGGAGACCTgaggaagttaaaaaaaaaattaggagtTAAATCAATGGACCTTAATCAAACGCTAAGGCTGGTAGTCTGGTAGATTCAGTTTggttggggaccaaagttgcaacatttgttacattttcagctgttgtgGTTCATTTTCACAATGGACTGAGTCAAATGAACCGCCCCAATTGAAAAGCCTGTTCCCCCaattgcctgtggtggcgctgcaccaagaactactgaaggaaacaacataaaaacctcagaagaccaacgcaacttctttcttcacaaaatgtaaacagaaatggagtagtgtcagattttaggACTTCTCtcttgtctttggtaaaaaaaaaacagcgagACATTTCTCCCTCTAGTGGGAGactcacacatttgttttggttgtatttacccagaatgccttgcactATTGtccactttctgtttttggcTTGGTTTCCAGTCTGCTTgacattcacatatgcattcgaaccgcaCCAGAATTCACCTAGGTTAAGCTAAGACCTAAGTTTTTAtgcaaagttagttttttttggtctgaaccaaactttctaggcaaacggaCCAGAGT encodes:
- the LOC103461097 gene encoding nidogen-1-like, whose protein sequence is MLLLFPHSPSRLFPEDLDECQQSRCHQNALCTNTQGSFICQCRPGYSGDGFYCSSERTKTQCEDIRERLLGQTSFNPRGPRPVGQFIPECDENGDYRPVQCFASTGQCWCVDRNGQEIPGTRTDDGSQPYCLPHGTVAPPVGPRPRPDVVLPPGTHLLFAQSGRIDHIPLEAYNMKKQDAKAVLHLPGKVIIGVAYDCMEKMIYWTDISSPSISKASIDGGEPTAVIISDLSSPEGIAIDHMGRTMFWTDSMADRIEVASLDGTQRRVLIDTDLVNPRAIVTDPINGNLYWADWNREAPKIETSYMDGSNRRLLVQSELGLPNALTYDSQSSLLCWADAGTHKMECMNPGRAQRSTVLEGLQYPFGITAFGKNLYYTDWQRNAVVEVDQYAGKELDEFQPQKRANIYGITTAYAQCLPGQNYCSVNNGGCTHLCLATPRGRSCKCPDSGASVGCVEREY